In gamma proteobacterium HIMB55, the genomic stretch CATGGTTGAGGCGTGCTAAGGCGATGGTTAATACGAAGAGTAAAACCGAGGCCTGTTTGATGGCGCATTCAACCGAGCTTTCCATAACAGTTTTAACAACCACTGAGCGAGTAGTGACACGATGAACGCTTCGGCCGCAGAAAACGCCAAGGCAGGTAGCCCAGATATTTTGATGGTCGACAACTACGACTCGTTCACGTGGAATGTTGTTCAATATTTTTGGGAGTTGGGAGCGTCGGTCGACGTTTATCGTAACGACGAAATAACCGTTGATGATATAGCGAGGATTCGCCCTAAGCTCATCTGTGTATCGCCTGGGCCTTGCTCTCCCACCGAGGCGGGTATTTCCATTGAGACCATCAAGCGCTTTGCGGGTGATATCCCCGTATTCGGTATCTGCCTCGGCTTGCAGAGTATTGGTGCAGCTTATGGCGGCGATGTGATTCGCGCGCCCGAGGTAATGCACGGCAAAACGAGTCCCGTCTACCACAATGGTACGGGTGTTTTTGAAGGTCTACCTTCACCTTTTACGGCAACGCGCTACCATTCGTTGGTCGTCGATCCAAAGACGCTGCCCCCTTGTTTTGAGGTGACAGCATGGACGCTCGACGAGCAGGGCGAGCTTGATGTCATCATGGGCCTTAGGCATAAAGAATTCTCAGTCGAGGGTGTGCAGTTCCATCCCGAGTCCATCCTAACCGAGCATGGCCATGACATGCTCCGCAACTTCCTTGAGCAAAGGGGGTGAATAGCATGTCATCGATTGTGCTCGGAGCGTGTTTTTGCCTTAAAGGGCGGTGGAAGGTATGAATATCCAGCAAGCAATTGCGCAAGTGGTCGATGGGCAGTCCCTTAGTCGCGCAGATATGGAGCAGGTGATGCTCGCTGTCATGCAAGGCGAGGCCACTGAGGCACAGATTGGTGGCTTGTTAGTCGGGCTGCGAATTAAGGGCGAAACCATTGATGAAATCGTTGGAGCCGCGAGTGCCATGCGATCGCTGGCGACACCCGTCGATATCGATCGCAATGGTCTCATTGACCTTGCGGGAACAGGTGGAGACGGGGCTGATCTCTTTAACGTATCAACGGCCGCGACCTTTGTTGTGGCCGCAGCTGGTGGTCGCATTGCGAAACACGGTAACCGGTCGGTTTCTAGTTCGAGCGGTTCGTCCGACGTCCTTTCAGAGCTTGGTGTGAACTTGACTGTAACGCCCGAAGTGATCGCTGAATGCATCGATACGCTCGGTGTCGGGTTTATGTTTGCCCCAATGCATCACAGCGCAATGAAATACGCAGTGGGGCCTCGGCAACAACTGGCGATGCGAACTATTTTTAATGTGCTCGGCCCTTTGACTAATCCCGCCGGTGCGCGCCGTCAGGTGCTCGGTGTCTTTAACGCCGATTTGTGTCCTGTCATGGCGGCTGCATTGCAGGGTTTGGGCAGTGAGCACGTCATGGTGGTTCATGGCACTGACGGTCTCGATGAAATCTCTATTTGCGAGCCGACAGAGGTTTGTGAGCTAAAAGATGGAACTCTGAGAAGTTATCAAATTGACCCTAAAGAGTTTGGTCACCACCATGCATCCCTGGATGGCCTGTCTGTGTCCACCGCTTCGGAGTCGGCCGCACTCATCAAATCGGCATTGGGCGGTGATGAATCTGAATCGGCCGCAAAGGCGCGCTCCATCATTGCACTGAACGCAGGTGCTGGGCTTTATGTTGGCGGTCAGGCGTCGAGCTTATCGGCAGGTATTCAGTTGGCTGAAGACACGATCTCCTCAGGCGCCGCCCTTGATGTCATCCAAACCTTTGCAGAAAAGACGCAGAGTGCCGCCGAGGCGTAGAGAGAAAAAGGCATAAATAATGAGAAGCGACACACCTACAGTGCTTAAGCGCATCTGCGATCGGAAGCTCGAAGAGATTGGTGAGAGGAAGGCGTTGACTGATGTAGCCGTTCTCAAGGATCGAGCGTTAGCAGCGGACGCACCCCGAGGATTTATTCGAGCACTCGAATCGCGCCGCGAGCAGGGTGTACCTGGTGTCATCGCTGAAGTGAAAAAAGCGAGCCCCAGCAAGGGCGTTATCAGGGCTGATTTTGATCCTGCGAGCATCGCGGCAAGCTATGAAGACGGGGGGGCGGCTTGTCTCTCTGTCCTCACAGATATTGATTTCTTTCAGGGTGCCGACGCTTATTTACAGGCGGCGCGTGACGCAACAAAGCTACCAGCCATCCGCAAAGATTTTACGCTGGACCCCTATCAAGTTTGGGAGTCTCGTGCGCTGGGCGCTGACGCCATTTTGCTCATCGTGGCTTGCCTTGAAGATGAGCAGTTAGCGCAGCTCTTCGAGGAGGCCACCGCTGCGAGCCTCGATGTGTTGGTTGAAGTTCACGATCAAACCGAGTTGGAGCGGGCGCTCAAGTTAGACATTAATCTGATTGGTATCAACAATCGTGACCTGCACACGTTCGATACGCAGTTAGACACCACGATACAGCTCCTAAGTCACGTGCCTGAGGGGGTTACTGTGGTTACGGAGAGTGGCCTACACACATCAGGCGACATGCGCATGATGCTCGACAACAATGTATCGACGTTTTTGATCGGTGAGTCGTTTATGCGGCAGCCGTCGCCAGGGGATGCGCTTGCGTCGATGGTAGCGGGCGCGCTCGGTTAAGCGGTTTTCCTGCCACCTGTGGGTTCGCGTAGCACCACGATCGTCTTTCCAGCGACGGTGATGTAGCCATCGCCCTCGAGCATTTTTAGGACCCTTCCGGCCATTTCTCGGGAGCACCCGACCAACTTGCCTAACTCTTGCCGCGTCACGCGGATCTGCATGCCATCAGGGTGCGTCATAGCTTCCGGAAGGGTTGTCAGCTGTATTAGCGAGCGATGAATCCGTCCGTAGACATCGATGAAAGTCAGGTCGGCAAGCTTTCTCGTCGTATTTTTTAGGCGTTGTCCGATCTGCGTCGTCAGTGCGTACAAGACATCTGGGAAGCGCTGACGGATAGCGTGAAAATCGCCGTAACTAATTTTTGCAAACTCGCAGGCCGTTCGTGTCACGAGATTAGCCGTCCGTGACTCCTCCCCAAATAGGCCCATCTCACCGAAGAACTCGCCAGGGTTGAGGTAGCTGACCACCATTTCCTGATCCGGTGCTTCGCTGTCATCAACAATCACCGACACCGATCCGTCGAGAATCAAATAGAGGTCTCCGCTGAGATCACCCTGTCGAAACACCACTGACTTTGACTTCATAGTGATGCGCTCGCAGTGAACCAAGAAGGCCTCGGCGTTCGGAACACGTTTGCTCACTAAGTAATTCATGCTCATCACCATAATGTGATTTGATGCACACTTAAAGTAGCATAGCGCCCACAAAAGGGCGGCGCCAACCGCAATCCT encodes the following:
- a CDS encoding anthranilate synthase, component II (PFAM: Glutamine amidotransferase class-I~TIGRFAM: glutamine amidotransferase of anthranilate synthase or aminodeoxychorismate synthase) — its product is MNASAAENAKAGSPDILMVDNYDSFTWNVVQYFWELGASVDVYRNDEITVDDIARIRPKLICVSPGPCSPTEAGISIETIKRFAGDIPVFGICLGLQSIGAAYGGDVIRAPEVMHGKTSPVYHNGTGVFEGLPSPFTATRYHSLVVDPKTLPPCFEVTAWTLDEQGELDVIMGLRHKEFSVEGVQFHPESILTEHGHDMLRNFLEQRG
- a CDS encoding anthranilate phosphoribosyltransferase (PFAM: Glycosyl transferase family, a/b domain; Glycosyl transferase family, helical bundle domain~TIGRFAM: anthranilate phosphoribosyltransferase), giving the protein MNIQQAIAQVVDGQSLSRADMEQVMLAVMQGEATEAQIGGLLVGLRIKGETIDEIVGAASAMRSLATPVDIDRNGLIDLAGTGGDGADLFNVSTAATFVVAAAGGRIAKHGNRSVSSSSGSSDVLSELGVNLTVTPEVIAECIDTLGVGFMFAPMHHSAMKYAVGPRQQLAMRTIFNVLGPLTNPAGARRQVLGVFNADLCPVMAAALQGLGSEHVMVVHGTDGLDEISICEPTEVCELKDGTLRSYQIDPKEFGHHHASLDGLSVSTASESAALIKSALGGDESESAAKARSIIALNAGAGLYVGGQASSLSAGIQLAEDTISSGAALDVIQTFAEKTQSAAEA
- a CDS encoding Indole-3-glycerol phosphate synthase (PFAM: Indole-3-glycerol phosphate synthase), with protein sequence MRSDTPTVLKRICDRKLEEIGERKALTDVAVLKDRALAADAPRGFIRALESRREQGVPGVIAEVKKASPSKGVIRADFDPASIAASYEDGGAACLSVLTDIDFFQGADAYLQAARDATKLPAIRKDFTLDPYQVWESRALGADAILLIVACLEDEQLAQLFEEATAASLDVLVEVHDQTELERALKLDINLIGINNRDLHTFDTQLDTTIQLLSHVPEGVTVVTESGLHTSGDMRMMLDNNVSTFLIGESFMRQPSPGDALASMVAGALG
- a CDS encoding cAMP-binding protein (PFAM: Bacterial regulatory proteins, crp family; Cyclic nucleotide-binding domain), whose amino-acid sequence is MNYLVSKRVPNAEAFLVHCERITMKSKSVVFRQGDLSGDLYLILDGSVSVIVDDSEAPDQEMVVSYLNPGEFFGEMGLFGEESRTANLVTRTACEFAKISYGDFHAIRQRFPDVLYALTTQIGQRLKNTTRKLADLTFIDVYGRIHRSLIQLTTLPEAMTHPDGMQIRVTRQELGKLVGCSREMAGRVLKMLEGDGYITVAGKTIVVLREPTGGRKTA